Proteins encoded by one window of Streptomyces sp. NBC_01571:
- a CDS encoding GH1 family beta-glucosidase: protein MATNPLPQFPPGFLWGVSTSAHQIEGAVQERDPSVWDAFTAEPGRVKDGSTAAVACDHYHRYPEDVALLADLGVDAYRFSVSWPRVNSPGGLDFYDRLVDALCAAGVRPVPTLFHWDLPLELDWLNRDTAERFAEYAGVVAARLGDRVQKWITLNEPAEHTLLGHALGAHAPGRRLLFDALPVAHHQLLAHGLAVRALRAAGVADIGIANSHGPTWAASGRPEDVAAADFYDLLLNRLFADPLLLGRYPEGIGELMPGHPEGVEADLKVIAEPLDWYGINYYQPTGVGAPQGTEIEFGGLTLPAELPFSVRELEGYPVTDFGWPVVPEALTELLVGFQERYGDRLPPVVITENGCSYEGIDDQERIAFLDGHVRALHRASERGVDVRGYFVWSLLDNFEWAEGYARRFGLVHVDYDTLKRTPKASYTWLRDALRARG from the coding sequence ATGGCGACGAACCCTCTACCGCAGTTCCCGCCCGGCTTCCTCTGGGGCGTGTCCACCTCGGCCCACCAGATCGAGGGCGCCGTCCAGGAGCGCGACCCCTCGGTGTGGGACGCCTTCACCGCCGAGCCCGGCCGCGTCAAGGACGGCTCGACCGCGGCGGTGGCCTGCGACCACTACCACCGCTACCCCGAGGACGTGGCGCTCCTCGCCGACCTGGGCGTGGACGCGTACCGCTTCTCGGTCTCCTGGCCCCGGGTGAACTCCCCCGGCGGCCTCGACTTCTACGACCGGCTCGTCGACGCGCTGTGCGCCGCCGGGGTGCGCCCCGTCCCGACCCTCTTCCACTGGGACCTGCCGCTGGAGCTGGACTGGCTGAACCGGGACACGGCGGAGCGCTTCGCCGAGTACGCCGGTGTCGTCGCCGCCCGGCTCGGTGACCGCGTACAGAAGTGGATCACCCTGAACGAGCCCGCCGAGCACACCCTGCTGGGCCACGCGCTCGGGGCGCACGCCCCGGGCAGGCGGCTGCTCTTCGACGCACTGCCGGTGGCCCACCACCAACTCCTCGCACACGGCCTGGCGGTACGGGCGCTGCGTGCGGCCGGGGTCGCCGACATCGGGATCGCCAACTCGCACGGGCCGACCTGGGCGGCGTCCGGGCGCCCCGAGGACGTGGCGGCCGCGGACTTCTACGACCTCCTGCTCAACCGGCTGTTCGCGGACCCCCTGCTGCTGGGCCGGTACCCCGAGGGCATCGGCGAGCTGATGCCGGGACACCCCGAAGGCGTCGAGGCGGACCTGAAGGTGATCGCGGAGCCGCTGGACTGGTACGGGATCAACTACTACCAGCCGACCGGCGTGGGAGCCCCGCAGGGCACGGAGATCGAGTTCGGCGGACTGACCCTGCCCGCCGAACTCCCCTTCTCCGTAAGGGAACTGGAGGGGTACCCGGTCACGGACTTCGGCTGGCCGGTGGTCCCCGAGGCGCTGACCGAACTGCTGGTGGGCTTCCAGGAGCGCTACGGCGACCGGCTCCCGCCGGTGGTCATCACCGAGAACGGCTGCTCTTACGAGGGCATCGACGACCAGGAACGGATCGCGTTCCTCGACGGTCATGTCCGGGCCCTGCACCGGGCGTCGGAGCGGGGCGTGGACGTCCGCGGCTACTTCGTGTGGTCGCTGCTGGACAACTTCGAGTGGGCGGAGGGGTACGCGCGCCGCTTCGGTCTCGTGCACGTCGACTACGACACGCTGAAGCGCACCCCCAAGGCGTCGTACACCTGGCTGCGGGACGCCCTGCGGGCGCGGGGATGA
- a CDS encoding MFS transporter, which yields MTAADPAATPLSALAEPVERVGRGWTSALSLANGAIWVGWYGPLQILLASQAEDFAPGADLSKETMLAWVTGAGAVVSLVANPVFGALSDRTTARRGRRTPWIVAGSAGGALSLLLLAGADGIWTMALGWCLVQLTLNAAFAAVTAAVPDRVPRLQRGSVGGWLGAAQILGVVGGTGLATVAGGVGGGYAACAVFTLVGVLPYVLRFPDLRLSPAHRPPWSWRSFAASFRLRPRDHPDLAWAWLTRFLINLSNALVLLYLLYYLRDRLHYGDPENGVLILTAVNGVTLLATVVVGGVWSDRVGRRKPFVIWSGVLMALATGVLSGWQTWPGAILAAAVLGVGFGVFTSVDFALMTDVLPTALDRGKDLGVINVANALPQVAAPALAAPIVTYLGGYRVLYLVAAVIGLAGAVLVRRIRGVD from the coding sequence ATGACGGCGGCGGACCCGGCCGCGACGCCCCTGAGCGCCCTCGCCGAGCCCGTCGAACGGGTCGGCCGGGGCTGGACATCGGCGCTCTCGCTCGCCAACGGGGCGATCTGGGTGGGCTGGTACGGCCCGCTGCAGATCCTCCTCGCCTCCCAGGCGGAGGACTTCGCGCCCGGCGCCGACCTGTCCAAGGAGACGATGCTGGCGTGGGTGACCGGCGCGGGCGCGGTCGTGTCGCTGGTCGCCAACCCTGTCTTCGGCGCGCTCTCCGACCGGACCACGGCCCGCCGGGGCCGCCGTACACCGTGGATCGTGGCCGGGTCCGCGGGCGGCGCCCTCTCGCTGCTGCTCCTGGCGGGGGCGGACGGAATCTGGACGATGGCGCTGGGCTGGTGCCTGGTCCAGCTGACCCTGAACGCCGCCTTCGCCGCGGTCACCGCGGCCGTCCCCGACCGGGTGCCCCGGCTCCAGCGGGGCTCGGTGGGCGGCTGGCTGGGCGCGGCGCAGATCCTGGGCGTGGTCGGCGGGACGGGCCTGGCGACCGTGGCCGGGGGCGTGGGCGGCGGCTACGCGGCCTGCGCGGTGTTCACGCTGGTGGGCGTACTGCCGTACGTGCTGCGCTTCCCGGACCTGCGGCTGTCCCCCGCACATCGGCCGCCCTGGTCGTGGCGCTCCTTCGCCGCCTCCTTCCGGCTGCGCCCCCGCGACCATCCGGACCTGGCCTGGGCCTGGCTGACCCGCTTCCTGATCAATCTCAGCAACGCGCTCGTCCTCCTCTACCTGCTGTACTACCTGCGTGACCGGCTGCACTACGGCGATCCCGAGAACGGTGTGCTGATCCTGACGGCGGTCAACGGTGTCACGCTGCTCGCCACGGTCGTGGTCGGCGGGGTGTGGTCCGACCGGGTGGGCCGCCGCAAGCCGTTCGTGATCTGGTCGGGTGTGCTCATGGCCCTCGCCACGGGGGTCCTGTCCGGCTGGCAGACCTGGCCGGGCGCGATCCTCGCGGCGGCGGTGCTGGGCGTCGGCTTCGGCGTCTTCACCTCGGTCGACTTCGCCCTGATGACGGACGTGCTGCCGACGGCCCTGGACCGCGGCAAGGACCTCGGCGTCATCAACGTCGCCAACGCCCTGCCCCAGGTGGCCGCCCCGGCGCTGGCGGCCCCGATCGTGACCTACCTGGGCGGCTACCGGGTGCTGTACCTGGTGGCGGCCGTGATCGGACTCGCGGGGGCGGTGCTGGTGCGGCGGATCAGGGGCGTCGACTGA
- a CDS encoding GNAT family N-acetyltransferase, whose protein sequence is MPPVHTPLDRLERYYDAVPRAAARTEDFGPLTLFVRETAGWPYYARPTLEWTGPAATVADVDRVRARQRELAVPEAVEWVAEVTPGLREAVEASGLRVHAHPLMIRDRDAPLPGPHPLVRVLGPEDPLIAGALAVPHLAFAAPGTAVGETGAEALAAGITARAGEVSAAADRIRAGRSVLAAAVGDGVALCSGMHLPVGRVSEIVGVGTLPAARRRGLASGVTAALVADARERGIDTVFLSAGDDDVARMYARLGFRRVATALIAEPVE, encoded by the coding sequence ATGCCCCCTGTGCACACACCGCTGGACCGGCTGGAGCGCTACTACGACGCGGTACCGCGCGCCGCCGCGCGGACCGAGGACTTCGGGCCACTGACCCTCTTCGTGCGGGAGACGGCCGGCTGGCCGTACTACGCGCGCCCCACGCTGGAATGGACGGGTCCGGCGGCCACCGTCGCGGACGTGGACCGGGTGCGGGCGCGGCAGCGGGAGCTGGCGGTGCCCGAGGCCGTCGAGTGGGTGGCGGAGGTGACGCCGGGCCTGCGGGAGGCCGTCGAGGCGAGTGGGCTACGGGTGCACGCGCACCCCCTGATGATCCGCGACCGGGACGCTCCGCTGCCCGGCCCGCATCCCCTGGTCCGTGTCCTGGGACCCGAAGACCCCCTCATCGCGGGCGCGTTGGCGGTGCCGCACCTCGCCTTCGCGGCGCCCGGCACCGCGGTGGGCGAGACCGGGGCCGAGGCACTGGCCGCCGGGATCACGGCCCGCGCCGGGGAGGTTTCCGCCGCCGCGGACCGTATCCGGGCCGGCCGCAGCGTCCTTGCCGCGGCGGTCGGGGACGGCGTCGCGCTCTGCTCCGGGATGCACCTCCCCGTCGGCCGCGTGAGCGAGATCGTGGGCGTCGGCACCCTGCCCGCCGCACGCCGCCGCGGCCTGGCCTCGGGTGTCACCGCCGCGCTGGTGGCCGACGCGCGCGAGCGGGGTATCGACACCGTGTTCCTCTCGGCCGGGGACGACGACGTGGCCCGTATGTACGCCCGCCTGGGCTTCCGGCGCGTGGCCACGGCCCTGATCGCGGAACCCGTGGAGTGA
- a CDS encoding beta-xylosidase — protein MGTTGSTTRRRRWAALLGATALAVTAGGALATPAGAVSTESQNVDFATHCIPPAIAGIPPIDGTTTAVVSVDNATPKVGDTVTVTYKVVTPAASNPTAINLPADIMTPTGKVTLGGAQTGSITVAGPKKNDPVAGNAPFPSFSMTGTFTVTAPGAITLSPGDYNIHTSYILELDTPCTVTNPPAPVSDTVTATDGSQTNTRALTLGTASGKPGDSVTVTGSHFTPGATVTLAGRSGTTQTADTATATADAQGAFSGTLAVNDRTTTGVVAYEGASWSDAKGAGPAAYVVVDDTPVPGNAQKLTTTVKAGTLSMSQAGDAVQLSAVDFGQGGASDGALRTVTVKDFRGGPAGWSLTGKVTDFTGPGAKIDAGRLSWSPACATKAGSPSTCQAGSSGTVGTSGATLASTPNGGLAGGEFTVDAGLSLNVPAFTPPGSYSGVLTLTLT, from the coding sequence ATGGGAACCACGGGTTCGACAACCCGAAGACGCCGCTGGGCGGCGCTGCTCGGGGCGACCGCGCTGGCGGTCACCGCGGGCGGGGCGCTGGCCACCCCGGCCGGAGCCGTGTCCACGGAATCCCAGAACGTGGACTTCGCCACGCACTGCATCCCGCCGGCGATCGCGGGCATCCCCCCGATCGACGGCACCACCACCGCGGTCGTCTCGGTGGACAACGCCACGCCCAAGGTCGGCGACACCGTCACCGTGACGTACAAGGTGGTCACGCCCGCCGCGAGCAACCCCACCGCCATCAACCTGCCGGCCGACATCATGACGCCCACCGGCAAGGTCACCCTCGGCGGGGCCCAGACGGGCTCCATCACCGTCGCGGGCCCCAAGAAGAACGACCCGGTCGCGGGCAACGCCCCCTTCCCGTCGTTCAGCATGACCGGCACCTTCACGGTCACCGCGCCGGGCGCCATCACGCTCTCGCCCGGCGACTACAACATCCACACCAGCTACATCCTGGAACTCGACACCCCGTGCACGGTCACCAACCCGCCCGCCCCGGTCTCCGACACGGTCACCGCGACGGACGGGAGCCAGACCAACACCCGTGCCCTCACGCTCGGCACGGCCTCCGGGAAGCCCGGTGACAGCGTGACCGTCACCGGCAGCCACTTCACCCCGGGCGCCACCGTGACCCTCGCCGGACGGTCCGGCACCACCCAGACCGCCGACACCGCCACCGCCACCGCCGACGCCCAGGGCGCGTTCAGCGGCACGCTGGCCGTCAACGACAGGACGACGACCGGTGTGGTGGCGTACGAGGGGGCGAGCTGGAGCGACGCCAAGGGCGCGGGGCCTGCGGCGTACGTCGTCGTCGACGACACGCCCGTCCCCGGCAACGCCCAGAAACTCACCACCACGGTGAAGGCGGGGACCCTGTCGATGTCACAGGCCGGGGACGCCGTCCAGCTGTCGGCGGTCGACTTCGGCCAGGGCGGGGCCTCGGACGGAGCCCTGCGCACGGTGACCGTCAAGGACTTCCGCGGCGGACCCGCGGGCTGGTCCCTGACCGGCAAGGTCACCGACTTCACCGGTCCCGGCGCCAAGATCGACGCCGGCCGGCTGAGCTGGAGCCCCGCCTGCGCCACCAAGGCGGGCAGCCCGAGCACCTGTCAGGCCGGGTCGTCCGGCACGGTGGGGACCTCGGGAGCGACGCTGGCGTCCACTCCCAACGGGGGCCTGGCCGGCGGTGAGTTCACCGTCGACGCGGGGCTGTCGCTGAACGTGCCCGCGTTCACCCCACCGGGTTCGTACTCCGGCGTGCTCACCCTGACGCTCACCTGA
- a CDS encoding DUF916 domain-containing protein → MRKPYALPLSVLLSFLLAPLALLAPAASRAYAADNGSWSVYPFATELSARPYFTLSADPGTTVRDKVTVTNKTGAPLAFRLYAADAYNTVRDGGFAVRTAKERQREVGAWARPARSRVTVPAHGSVTVPFTLRVPERAEPGDHAGALVALDERIDPGAGAVAMGIQRAVGARIYLRVGGPTVPALAVEKVHVSHRQPLVPGTGTSTATISYTLHNTGNVTLDPRVRLKAEGLFGRTLLSRGLTRIPAELLPGQRVRLSEPWRGAPQLDWGDVTLTASAQGTRQSASTSFLALPWLVLALVLAAALGGAVVVVRARGGRGWPWTPGAAWGRARPWPLRGRRGRARPSVPAPPSRPEPSTPSRRRSSPSARP, encoded by the coding sequence ATGCGCAAGCCGTACGCCCTCCCGCTGTCCGTCCTCCTGTCCTTCCTGCTCGCCCCGCTCGCCCTGCTCGCGCCGGCCGCGTCCCGCGCGTACGCCGCCGACAACGGCAGCTGGTCCGTCTACCCGTTCGCGACCGAGCTCTCCGCACGGCCGTACTTCACCCTCTCCGCCGACCCCGGCACCACGGTCAGGGACAAGGTCACCGTCACCAACAAGACCGGCGCCCCGCTGGCCTTCCGGCTCTACGCCGCCGACGCGTACAACACCGTGCGCGACGGGGGCTTCGCGGTGCGCACGGCGAAGGAGCGGCAGCGGGAGGTGGGCGCGTGGGCGCGGCCGGCCCGCTCCCGGGTGACGGTTCCCGCGCACGGCTCGGTCACCGTGCCGTTCACGCTCCGGGTCCCCGAGCGGGCCGAGCCCGGCGACCACGCCGGCGCGCTCGTCGCGCTCGACGAGCGGATCGATCCGGGCGCCGGAGCCGTCGCGATGGGGATCCAGCGGGCGGTCGGCGCCCGGATCTACCTCCGGGTCGGCGGCCCGACGGTCCCCGCCCTCGCCGTCGAGAAGGTCCACGTCAGCCACCGCCAGCCGCTGGTCCCCGGCACGGGCACCAGCACCGCCACCATCTCCTACACCCTCCACAACACGGGCAACGTGACGCTGGACCCGAGGGTGCGGCTGAAGGCGGAGGGGCTCTTCGGCCGGACGCTGTTGTCCCGGGGCCTGACCAGGATCCCCGCCGAGCTGCTGCCCGGACAGCGGGTACGGCTGAGCGAGCCGTGGCGCGGGGCGCCCCAGCTCGACTGGGGCGACGTGACCCTGACCGCGAGCGCGCAGGGCACCCGGCAGTCGGCGAGCACGTCCTTCCTCGCCCTGCCGTGGCTGGTCCTGGCCCTGGTACTGGCGGCGGCACTCGGCGGCGCGGTCGTGGTGGTCAGGGCGCGTGGCGGGCGGGGGTGGCCGTGGACGCCCGGGGCGGCGTGGGGCCGTGCCCGGCCGTGGCCGCTCAGAGGGCGTCGGGGCCGCGCTCGTCCGTCCGTACCCGCACCACCGTCTCGACCGGAACCGTCCACACCTTCCCGTCGCCGATCTTCCCCGTCCGCGCGGCCTTGA
- a CDS encoding P-II family nitrogen regulator yields the protein MKLITAIVKPYRLDEVKTALQELGVHGLTVTEASGYGRQHGHTEVYRGAEYQVDLVPKVRVEVVVEDADAGPAVDAIVKAARTGKIGDGKVWTVPVETVVRVRTDERGPDAL from the coding sequence ATGAAGCTCATCACCGCGATCGTCAAGCCCTATCGCCTCGACGAGGTCAAGACCGCTCTGCAGGAACTCGGTGTCCACGGTCTGACCGTGACGGAGGCCAGCGGGTACGGGCGCCAGCACGGGCACACCGAGGTGTACCGGGGCGCCGAGTACCAGGTCGACCTCGTCCCCAAGGTCCGGGTCGAGGTCGTCGTCGAGGACGCCGACGCCGGCCCGGCCGTCGACGCGATCGTCAAGGCCGCGCGGACGGGGAAGATCGGCGACGGGAAGGTGTGGACGGTTCCGGTCGAGACGGTGGTGCGGGTACGGACGGACGAGCGCGGCCCCGACGCCCTCTGA
- the era gene encoding GTPase Era, producing the protein MGAMSVRSQSSEPSEATHRAGFACFVGRPNAGKSTLTNALVGQKVAITANQPQTTRHTVRGIVHRPDAQLILVDTPGLHKPRTLLGERLNDVVRTTWAEVDVIGFCLPANEKLGPGDRFIAKELASIKKTPKIAIVTKTDLVDSKTLAEQLIAIDQLGQELGFEWAEIVPVSAVADQQVNLLADLIVPLLPEGPALYPEGDLTDEPEQVMVAELIREAALEGVRDELPHSIAVVVEEMLPREDRPADRPLLDIHAFVYIERPSQKGIIIGPKGKRLKEVGIKSRKQIEALLGTPVFLDLHVKVAKDWQRDPRQLRKLGF; encoded by the coding sequence ATGGGCGCCATGAGCGTTCGTAGTCAGTCATCCGAGCCGTCCGAGGCCACCCATCGCGCCGGTTTCGCCTGTTTCGTGGGCCGCCCCAACGCGGGCAAGTCCACTCTCACGAATGCTCTGGTCGGCCAGAAGGTGGCGATCACCGCGAACCAGCCGCAGACCACGCGGCACACGGTACGGGGCATCGTGCACCGCCCCGACGCCCAGCTGATCCTGGTCGACACCCCCGGTCTGCACAAGCCGCGCACCCTGTTGGGTGAGCGTCTCAACGACGTCGTGCGCACGACGTGGGCCGAAGTGGACGTCATCGGCTTCTGCCTGCCGGCGAACGAGAAGCTCGGCCCGGGGGATCGTTTCATCGCGAAGGAACTGGCGTCGATCAAGAAGACGCCGAAGATCGCGATCGTCACGAAGACCGACCTCGTGGACAGCAAGACGCTCGCCGAGCAGCTCATCGCGATCGACCAGCTCGGTCAGGAGCTGGGATTCGAGTGGGCGGAGATCGTGCCGGTGTCGGCGGTCGCCGACCAGCAGGTGAACCTGCTGGCCGACCTGATCGTCCCGCTCCTGCCCGAGGGGCCCGCGCTGTACCCCGAGGGCGATCTGACCGACGAGCCCGAGCAGGTCATGGTCGCGGAGCTGATCCGTGAGGCGGCACTGGAAGGCGTGCGGGACGAGCTGCCGCACTCCATCGCCGTCGTCGTCGAGGAGATGCTCCCGCGCGAGGACCGGCCCGCCGACAGACCGCTCCTCGACATCCACGCCTTCGTCTACATCGAGCGTCCCAGCCAGAAGGGCATCATCATCGGCCCCAAGGGCAAGCGCCTGAAGGAGGTCGGGATCAAGTCCCGCAAGCAGATCGAGGCGCTGCTGGGCACACCGGTGTTCCTCGACCTCCATGTGAAGGTCGCCAAGGACTGGCAGCGAGACCCCCGCCAGCTCCGCAAACTGGGCTTCTGA
- a CDS encoding cytidine deaminase yields the protein MTDSSALDPEDRKIVTLARSVRARSGVPEGAAVRDETGRTYVAGTVDLPSLRLSALRTAVAMAVASGATSLEAAAVVSGAEAVPEEDRAAVRDLGGADTPVLLAGPDGVVRVTVTAG from the coding sequence ATGACCGACAGCAGCGCGCTCGACCCCGAGGACCGCAAGATCGTCACCCTGGCCCGCTCCGTGCGGGCCCGGAGCGGGGTGCCCGAGGGGGCGGCCGTCCGGGACGAGACGGGCCGTACCTATGTCGCCGGCACCGTGGACCTGCCCTCGCTGCGGCTGAGCGCCCTGCGGACCGCGGTGGCGATGGCGGTGGCGTCCGGAGCGACGTCCCTGGAGGCGGCGGCGGTGGTCTCCGGGGCGGAGGCCGTTCCGGAGGAGGACCGGGCGGCCGTCCGTGACCTCGGCGGGGCGGACACGCCGGTGTTGCTGGCGGGACCGGACGGGGTGGTACGTGTGACGGTGACGGCGGGCTGA